From one Rhodothermales bacterium genomic stretch:
- the rplW gene encoding 50S ribosomal protein L23, whose protein sequence is MKKEVLIRPLVTEKMTSLMESGHYAFVVRGDANKIEIRDALQERYPAVKIKEVRTMVVRGKRRRQHTRRGVVEGRVASYKKAIVTLLPDSEQIDFFEEV, encoded by the coding sequence ATGAAGAAGGAAGTGCTCATACGGCCCCTGGTGACGGAGAAGATGACGTCACTCATGGAGAGCGGCCACTACGCATTTGTCGTGCGAGGGGACGCAAACAAGATTGAGATCCGGGATGCTCTTCAGGAGCGTTATCCGGCCGTAAAGATTAAGGAAGTCAGGACGATGGTGGTGCGCGGAAAGCGGCGTCGTCAGCACACGCGCCGAGGCGTCGTGGAGGGCCGTGTGGCCTCGTATAAGAAGGCTATCGTTACGCTCCTTCCGGACAGCGAGCAGATAGACTTCTTCGAGGAAGTTTAG